From the genome of Etheostoma spectabile isolate EspeVRDwgs_2016 chromosome 10, UIUC_Espe_1.0, whole genome shotgun sequence, one region includes:
- the btk gene encoding tyrosine-protein kinase BTK produces MSDNVLEDIFIKRSQQKKKTSPLNYKERWFVLTQEKIAYYDFDSDKGKRKGLKGSVDLEKIRCVETVQPETNCPQERMYAFQIIYDEGPLYIFAKTEDVRAQWIKKLKEMVSFNKDLIQKYHPCFWVDGVWLCCQQEVKQAMGCKVLDNKNGFTSKPSRRRGSRKPLPPTPTEDKLARPLPPQPPEPPSPSVGMTVIAEYNYTPMSPQDLELRKDEEYTILEMSDQNWWKARDKNGKEGYIPCNFVVEAEHGLEKFDWYSKNMNRSQAEKLLKTENKDGGFLIRDSSKAGKYTVSLFSKGGGETGGSCRHYNICTTAQGQFYLAEKHHFSSIPELINYHQHNAAGMVSRLKYIVSNRARPPSTAGLGYGVWEIDPHCLTFIKELGNGQFGVVKYGKWQGQHDVAIKMIKEGSMSEDDFIEEAKIMMKLRHENLVQLYGVCTKQKPIYIVTEFLSNGCLLTYLREGLKQHPTSVQLLEMCKDVSEGMAYLESQQYIHRDLAARNCLVDGNGTVKVTDFGLSRYVLDDEYTSSEGSKFPVRWSPPEVLLYCKFSSKSDIWSYGVLLWEVYTLGRLPYERLNNTEIVNQVSRGLRLYRPQLANEKVYSIMSSCWLEKADDRPTFQELALTVQDLLYELQ; encoded by the exons AAGCGAAAAGGTTTAAAAGGATCAGTTGACCTCGAGAAGATCAGGTGTGTAGAGACGGTCCAGCCAGAGACCAACTGCCCGCAAGAGCGCATGTATGCTTTCCAG ATCATTTATGATGAGGGGCCGCTGTACATCTTTGCAAAGACTGAGGATGTACGGGCTCAGTGGATAAAGAAGCTAAAAGAAA TGGTGAGCTTCAACAAGGATCTCATACAAAAGTACCATCCTTGTTTCTGGGTGGATGGGGTTTGGCTGTGCTGCCAGCAGGAAGTTAAACAAGCAATGGGTTGCAAGGTGCTGGATAATAAGAACG GCTTTACATCTAAACCATCTCGGCGAAGGGGATCCAGGAAACCTCTTCCTCCTACACCAACAGAG GACAAGTTGGCTCGGCCTTTACCTCCACAGCCTCCTGAGCCACCTTCCCCCTCTGTAGGCATGACTGTCATAGCAGAGTATAACTACACACCAATGTCACcccaagacctggagctcaggAAGGATGAAGAGTACACCATCTTGGAGATGTCTGATCAGAATTGGTGGAAAGCCAGAGACAAAAATGG aaaGGAAGGATACATACCTTGTAATTTTGTTGTGGAAGCCGAACATGGGCTAGAAAAATTTGA cTGGTATTCTAAGAATATGAACCGCAGCCAGGCAGAAAAGCTGTTAAAGACTGAG AACAAAGACGGGGGCTTCCTGATACGGGACTCAAGCAAGGCCGGGAAATATACTGTGTCTTTGTTCAGTAAGGGTGGCGG GGAAACTGGTGGAAGCTGCAGACATTATAACATCTGCACCACTGCACAGGGCCAGTTCTACCTGGCAGAGAAGCATCATTTCAGCAGCATCCCAGAGCTCATCAATTACCACCAGCACAATGCAGCAG GTATGGTTAGCAGGCTGAAATACATTGTTTCTAATCGGGCACGCCCTCCATCAACAGCAGGGCTTGGCTATG GTGTGTGGGAGATTGACCCCCATTGCCTCACCTTTATCAAGGAGCTGGGCAATGGTCAGTTTGGAGTGGTGAAATATGGAAAGTGGCAGGGCCAGCACGATGTTGCCATTAAGATGATTAAAGAGGGCTCCATGTCTGAAGATGATTTCATAGAAGAAGCCAAAATCATGAT GAAGCTTCGCCATGAAAACCTGGTCCAGCTCTATGGCGTGTgcaccaaacaaaaacccatttATATAGTGACTGAGTTCCTTTCCAATGGCTGCCTGCTGACGTATCTCAGGGAGGGCCTGAAGCAGCACCCAACATCAGTCCAGCTCCTGGAGATGTGTAAAGACGTCTCAGAGGGCATGGCTTATCTTGAATCACAGCAGTACATCCACAGAGACCTG GCTGCCAGGAACTGTTTAGTTGATGGGAATGGCACCGTCAAAGTGACTGACTTTGGACTGTCAAG GTATGTCTTAGATGATGAGTACACAAGCTCAGAAGGTTCTAAGTTCCCTGTTCGCTGGTCACCTCCGGAGGTCCTCCTCTACTGCAAATTCAGCAGCAAGTCAGACATATGGTCATATG GGGTTCTTCTGTGGGAGGTGTACACTTTGGGACGGCTTCCGTATGAGCGCCTTAACAACACGGAAATAGTGAATCAAGTGTCCAGGGGCCTGCGCCTCTACCGCCCCCAGCTGGCCAATGAAAAGGTCTACAGCATTATGTCCAGCTGTTGGCTTGAG aaAGCAGATGACAGACCCACCTTTCAGGAGTTGGCACTTACTGTTCAGGATTTGCTGTATGAGCTCCAGTAG
- the zgc:101583 gene encoding magnesium transporter NIPA2 yields the protein MEVNRLDFYIGLSLAVSSSAFIGASFILKKKGLLRLASKGSMRAGQGGHAYLKEWLWWAGLISMGTGEAANFAAYAFAPATLVTPLGALSVLVSAVLSTYFLNERLNVHGKIGCLLCILGSTVMVIHAPQEEEVASLSAMAEKLRDPGFIVFAVCVVGSSLVLVFAVAPRFGQKNVLVYILICSVIGSLSVSCVKGLGIGIKELFAGTAVLKEPLFWSLVICLVICVSVQINYLNKALDIFNTSIVTPIYYVFFTTSVMACSAILFKEWLRMNADGIVGTISGFLTIILGIFLLHAFKDITFSYDALPLYLRKGSQGLQWGQQPYVALPNHETQAQDELKLPREGNSKGGWGTHQIAL from the exons ATGGAGGTTAACCGTTTGGACTTCTACATCGGTCTGTCTCTGGCTGTGAGCTCCAGTGCCTTTATCGGTGCAAGTTTCATCTTGAAGAAGAAAGGCTTGCTGCGATTGGCCAGCAAGGGTTCAATGCGAGCAG GTCAAGGGGGGCATGCTTACTTGAAGGAATGGCTGTGGTGGGCAGGACTCATTTCAA TGGGAACTGGAGAGGCTGCCAACTTTGCTGCATATGCATTTGCACCGGCCACACTGGTGACTCCTCTTGGAGCATTGAGTGTACTTGTAAG TGCTGTGCTTTCCACTTACTTTCTGAATGAGAGGCTGAATGTGCATGGAAAGATTGGTTGTTTGCTGTGCATTTTGGGCTCCACGGTGATGGTGATCCATGCCCCACAAGAAGAAGAGGTTGCCTCCCTCAGTGCCATGGCTGAGAAACTCCGAGACCCAG GTTTcattgtgtttgctgtgtgcGTTGTTGGAAGCAGCCTGGTTCTTGTCTTTGCTGTGGCTCCGCGGTTTGGACAGAAGAATGTGCTGGTCTACATCCTGATCTGCTCTGTGATTGGCTCCCTGTCTGTGTCTTGTGTCAAGGGCCTGGGCATTGGCATTAAGGAGCTGTTTGCTGGGACAGCAGTGCTGAAGGAACCCCTGTTCTGGTCCTTGGTCATATGCCTGGTAATCTGCGTCAGTGTTCAAATCAATTACCTGAACAAAGCCCTCGACATCTTCAACACCTCCATAGTCACTCCCATCTACTATGTCTTCTTCACCACATCAGTCATGGCCTGCTCAGCCATTCTCTTCAAGGAATGGTTGCGGATGAATGCTGACGGAATAGTGGGAACAATTAGTGGGTTCCTCACCATCATTTTAGGGAtcttcctcctccatgcttTCAAGGACATTACATTTAGCTATGATGCCCTCCCACTCTACCTGCGGAAGGGTTCTCAGGGCCTTCAATGGGGGCAACAGCCTTATGTGGCTCTTCCCAACCACGAAACACAAGCACAGGATGAGCTTAAACTGCCCAGAGAAGGAAACTCAAAGGGGGGCTGGGGTACACACCAGATAGCTCTTTAG
- the mars2 gene encoding methionine--tRNA ligase, mitochondrial produces MRIPFLFVTRSCKAVHRLQQSSFLSPVSALSSHQRIAVLRNTSTHFCKEDRSYYITTPIFYVNASPHLGHLYSAVIADCLHRYKLLHGFNSKFATGTDEHGLKIQQAAEAAGKDTLTFCTDVSERFRHLFNSCNISYTDYIRTTEHSHCQAVKHFWAVLCNKGLIYKGSYEGWYSTQDESFLTPSQVGDAWDSSGKEIKVSLESGHKVEWMKEENYMFRLSAFRFQLLDWLRGNPGAIKPVRFYQAVLQWLQEDLPDLSVSRQRSRLQWGIPVPGDAEQTIYVWLDALVNYLTVAGYPDKHSQWWNVAHHIVGKDILKFHAIYWPAFLLGAGLPLPQTIYVHSHWTVGGKKMSKSLGNVVDPLERSQMFTTDGMRYFLLRQGVPDSDCDYTDNKVMKLLNAELADSLGGLLNRCTAPALNPAQVYPSFCRQCLPSQHGGRAVVEDYQMLDAVKNLPAVVEQHYESMHVYKALEAISACVRQTNGFVQRHAPWKLDRMDSKDQHWLDTIIHVSLECLRIYGTLLQPIVPEISNKLLCRLGVQPDERSWADVNFLPRYQGMDCPFEGRALGSDSGLLFSRLESQNIDKQKPKKTKKAEHLK; encoded by the exons ATGAGGATCCCTTTTCTATTTGTCACCAGAAGCTGTAAGGCTGTTCACAGACTGCAACAAagctcatttctctctccagttTCAGCTTTATCGAGTCATCAGAGGATTGCTGTGTTGAGAAACACGAGCACCCATTTCTGCAAAGAAGACAGGAGTTACTACATTACCACTCCCATCTTCTATGTCAATGCTTCTCCACATTTAGGACACTTGTATTCTGCTGTGATTGCGGACTGCTTACACAGGTATAAGCTACTTCATGGCTTCAACTCAAAGTTTGCAACAG GCACAGATGAACATGGCTTGAAAATCCAACAAGCTGCTGAAGCTGCAGGAAAAGATACCCTGACTTTCTGCACTGATGTGTCTGAGAGATTCAGACATCTCTTCAACAGCTGCAACATATCATATACAGACTACATAAGAACCACTGAGCATTCACACTGTCAGGCTGTAAAGCATTTCTGGGCAGTACTTTGCAACAAAGGGCTCATCTACAAGGGAAGTTATGAAGGCTGGTACTCCACCCAAGATGAAAGCTTCCTAACGCCGTCGCAGGTGGGCGATGCTTGGGACTCATCAGGGAAGGAGATCAAAGTATCCCTGGAGAGTGGCCACAAG GTGGAGTGGATGAAAGAGGAGAACTACATGTTCCGCCTGTCTGCGTTCCGGTTTCAGCTGCTTGACTGGCTCAGAGGAAATCCCGGGGCCATAAAGCCGGTGCGTTTCTACCAGGCTGTCCTCCAGTGGCTGCAGGAGGACCTTCCTGACCTGTCAGTCTCCCGCCAGAGAAGCCGCCTTCAGTGGGGCATCCCAGTCCCGGGTGACGCGGAACAAACCATCTATGTGTGGCTAGATGCTCTGGTGAACTACCTTACAGTAGCTGGCTATCCAGATAAACACAGCCAATGGTGGAATGTGGCCCACCACATTGTCGGAAAGGACATCTTAAAATTTCACGCCATCTACTGGCCAGCTTTTCTTCTAGGAGCTGGACTCCCGCTGCCACAGACAATATATGTGCACTCTCACTGGACAGTAGGAGGAAAGAAGATGTCTAAAAGTTTGGGTAATGTGGTGGATCCTCTTGAACGCTCACAGATGTTCACAACTGATGGTATGAGGTACTTTCTTCTGCGTCAGGGTGTTCCAGACTCAGACTGTGATTACACAGATAACAAAGTTATGAAGCTGCTCAATGCAGAGCTCGCTGACTCTCTGGGTGGTCTGCTGAATCGCTGCACAGCTCCAGCTCTTAACCCAGCTCAGGTCTACCCCTCTTTCTGCCGTCAGTGCTTGCCAAGTCAACATGGAGGCCGGGCTGTGGTTGAAGACTACCAAATGTTGGATGCTGTGAAAAACCTCCCTGCTGTGGTGGAGCAGCACTATGAAAGCATGCATGTATACAAAGCTCTGGAGGCCATCAGTGCCTGTGTGAGGCAGACCAATGGGTTTGTTCAGCGCCATGCACCTTGGAAGCTGGATAGGATGGACAGTAAAGACCAGCACTGGCTAGACACAATCATACATGTCTCCCTTGAATGCCTGAGGATTTATGGCACACTCCTCCAGCCAATAGTGCCAGAGATTTCTAACAAGTTGCTGTGCAGACTAGGGGTGCAACCAGACGAGAGGAGCTGGGCGGATGTGAATTTCCTGCCAAGGTATCAAGGAATGGACTGTCCCTTTGAAGGGAGAGCGCTAGGATCGGACTCTGGATTGCTTTTTAGTCGCTTGGAAAGTCAGAATATAGATAAACAAAAAcctaagaaaacaaaaaaggcagaacatttgaaatga
- the timm8a gene encoding mitochondrial import inner membrane translocase subunit Tim8 A — translation MNGQGATADPQLQHFIEIESQKQRFQQLVHQMTEVCWEKCMDKPGPKMDSRTDTCFVYCVERFIDTSQFILNRLEQTQKSKGSFSETMSD, via the exons ATGAACGGCCAGGGAGCAACCGCCGACCCTCAGCTTCAGCACTTCATCGAAATCGAGTCTCAAAAGCAAcgatttcagcagctggtgcATCAGATGACTGAGGTTTGCTGG GAGAAATGTATGGATAAACCCGGACCAAAGATGGACTCAAGGACAGATACGTGCTTCGTATACTGTGTGGAGCGATTTATTGACACCAGCCAGTTCATCCTAAACAGGCTGGAACAGACTCAGAAGAGCAAGGGTTCATTCTCTGAGACCATGTCAGACTAA